A region from the Macrobrachium nipponense isolate FS-2020 chromosome 47, ASM1510439v2, whole genome shotgun sequence genome encodes:
- the LOC135204410 gene encoding serine/threonine-protein phosphatase 6 regulatory ankyrin repeat subunit B-like: MEILRETVASIGAIDENGRTALHRAVESNNVSVVQELIESGATVDVHDNKKCTPLHLATIKGYIPIMKTLIQANAGIYNIDTYGNMGAHDAAFGGKCDVITVMLESGFDVNCKNKKGNTMLHLAALEGHRELVQLLISKGANVNEKCDMGHTPLHHAVESNNVIVVQELIESGATVDVHDNKQCTPLHLATIKGYIPIMKTLIQANAGIYDIDTYGNMGAHDAAFRGKCDVITVLLESGFDVNCKTKEGNTMLHLAACKGHSELVQLLISKGANVNDKGNMGRAPIHRAVESNDVGIVQELIESGATVDIHDTQQCTPLHLATYWGYIPIMKTLIQAHTDIYSTDICGDMAAHVAAKYGKKDSLEYLLGLGFDVKCKTKRGNTLLNLATSKDHRELVQLLISKGANISDQGCYGYTALHTAVQSNHVSLVQYLIELGAEVDAENGMLQTPLHIAAMMGHMPPLKTLIQQNAYIYRIDMCANTCAHDAAFKGRCDVIENMIKSGLDVNYPTKIGITLLQLAAYKGHLELVKLLISKGANVNDKDIHGYTALDAAEESNNDSIVQYLTESGATADDHKNKPPAQHLAEFRGDIVVWQSLKQDNTDIYNLPNYGDMGPHAATIHGKYKTIEFMIESGCDVNCKNKGDTMLHLAAWKGHRELVKLLINKGANVNNKNNNGHTPLHYAVQSNNVGVVQELIESGAAVDVHDNQQSTPLHHATVKGYILIMKTLIQAKAEIYYENETYKDMGDHNAALGGKCDVINVLLESGFDVNCKTKEGNTMLHLAAWKGHRELVKLLISKGANVNDKNNNGWTALHAAVASNNVSLVQELTESGATLDVHDNQQWTPLHLATYLGYIPIIKTLIQVNADIYNFNTCGNMGAHNAGIDGECDVITVLLESGFDVNCKNKIGNTMLDIAASKGHRELVQLLISKGANVNDKGNMGRTPLHAAVASNNVSLVQELIESGATVDAHDNQKCTPLHHATYLGYIPIMRTLIQANADIYDINTYGNMGAHDAAVGGKCDVITVMLESGFDVNCKSKEGCTMLHLAACKGHSELVQLLISKGANVNDKGTMDRTPLHAAVESNNASVVQELIESGATVDVHDNQQWTPLHLATSLGYIPIMKTLIQADADIYDIDTYGNMGAHDAAFRGKCDAINVMLESGFDVNCKNKKGNTMLHLAAWKGHRELVQLLISKGANVNDKSDMGHTPLHAAVESNNVSVVQELIESGATVDVHDNQQCTPLHLATIKGYIPIMKTLIQANADIYDTDTYGNMGAHDAALDGKCDVITVMLESGFDVNCKTKEGNTMLHLAALEGHRELVQLLISKGANVNDKGNMGRTPLHHAVESNDISVVQELIESGATVDFHDNQQCAPLHHATYLGYIPMMKTLIQANADIYNIATYGNMCAHDAALGGKCDVITVLIESGFDVNCKNKKGNTMLHLAALKGHRELVQLLISKGANVNDKSNMGHTPLHHAVESNDVSVVEELIESGATVDVHDNEQCTPLHFATIRGYIPIMKTLIQANADIYDINTYGNMGAHDAAVGGKCDVINVMLESGFDVNCKNKKGNTMLHLAACKGHSELVQLLISKGANVNDKDNEGRTALNVAVTPNNVSLVQELTESGATEDV, from the coding sequence ATGGAGATACTCAGAGAAACCGTTGCTAGCATAGGTGCTATAGACGAAAATGGTCGCACAGCATTACACAGAGCTGTTGAATCTAACAATGTTAGTGTAGTTCAGGAACTTattgagagtggggctacagTAGATGTTCATGACAATAAAAAATGCACTCCTTTGCATCTTGCAACAATTAAGGGATATATTCCGATAATGAAAACGCTTATTCAAGCAAATGCAGGTATATATAACATTGATACTTATGGCAATATGGGTGCTCATGATGCAGCATTTGGTGGGAAATGTGATGTCATCACTGTTATGCTAGAGTCGGGGtttgatgtaaactgcaaaaataaaaaaggaaatacaatgcttcatttagcggctttagaaggtcacagagaattagtgcaactcttgatcagtaaaggggcaaatgtcaatgaAAAATGCGACATGGGTCACACACCATTACATCACGCTGTTGAATCTAACAATGTTATTGTAgttcaggaactcattgagagtggggctacagTAGATGTTCATGACAATAAACAATGCACTCCTTTGCATCTTGCAACAATCAAGGGATATATTCCgataatgaaaactcttattcaagcaaATGCAGGTATATATGACATTGATACTTATGGCAATATGGGTGCTCATGATGCAGCATTTCGTGGGAAATGTGATGTCATCACAGTTCTGTTAGAGTCAGGGtttgatgtaaactgcaaaaCTAAGGAAGGAAatacaatgcttcatttagcGGCTTGCAAAGGTCACAGTGAATTAGTGCaactcttgatcagtaaaggggcaaatgtcaatgacaaaGGCAACATGGGTCGCGCACCAATACACAGAGCTGTCGAATCTAACGATGTTGGCATAgttcaggaactcattgagagtggggctacagTAGATATTCATGACACTCAACAATGCACTCCTTTGCATCTTGCAACATATTGGGGCTATATTCCAataatgaaaactcttattcaagcaCATACTGATATTTATAGTACTGACATATGTGGCGACATGGCTGCTCATGTTGCAgctaaatatggaaaaaaagatTCTTTAGAGTATCTTTTAGGATTAGGGTTTGATGTAAAATGCAAAACCAAAAGAGGAAACACATTGCTTAATTTAGCCACCTCGAAAGAtcacagagaattagtgcaactCTTGATCAGCAAAGGAGCAAATATAAGTGACCAAGGTTGTTATGGTTACACGGCATTACATACAGCTGTTCAGTCTAACCATGTTAGTTTAGTTCAATACCTCATTGAGCTTGGAGCTGAGGTAGATGCTGAAAACGGTATGCTACAAACTCCTTTGCATATTGCAGCAATGATGGGGCATATGCCCCCACTGAAAACACTAATTCAACAAAATGCTTATATTTATAGAATCGATATGTGCGCTAATACATGTGCTCATGATGCAGCCTTTAAAGGGAGATGTGATGTTATAGAGAATATGATAAAGTCGGGGTTAGATGTAAACTACCCAACCAAAATAGGAATTACATTGCTTCAATTAGCGGCTTATAAAGGTCACCTTGAATTGGTGAaactcttgatcagtaaaggggcaaatgtGAATGACAAAGACATACATGGTTATACAGCATTAGATGCAGCTGAAGAATCGAACAATGACAGTATAGTTCAATACCTCACTGAATCTGGGGCTACGGCAGATGATCATAAGAATAAACCACCCGCTCAGCATCTTGCGGAATTTAGAGGAGACATTGTAGTATGGCAATCACTCAAACAggataatacagatatatataatttaccaaaTTATGGCGATATGGGACCTCATGCAGCAACTATTCACGGCAAATATAAGACAATTGAGTTTATGATAGAGTCAGGATGTGAtgtaaactgcaaaaataaaggagatacaatgcttcatttagcAGCTTGGaaaggtcacagagaattagtgAAACTCTTGATCAAtaaaggggcaaatgtcaataacaaaaacaacaatggtCACACACCATTACATTACGCTGTTCAATCTAACAATGTTGGTGTAgttcaggaactcattgagagtggggctGCAGTAGATGTTCATGACAATCAACAAAGCACTCCTTTGCATCATGCAACAGTTAAGGGATATATTCTgataatgaaaactcttattcaagcaaAAGCTGAAATATACTACGAAAATGAAACTTATAAAGATATGGGTGATCATAATGCAGCATTGGGTGGGAAATGTGATGTCATTAATGTTCTGTTAGAGTCGGGGtttgatgtaaactgcaaaactaaagaaggaaatacaatgcttcatttagcAGCTTGGaaaggtcacagagaattagtgaaactcttgatcagtaaaggggcaaatgtcaatgacaaaaacaacaatgGTTGGACAGCATTACATGCAGCCGTTGCATCTAACAATGTTAGTTTAGTTCAGGAACTCACTGAGAGTGGGGCTACATTAGATGTTCATGACAATCAACAATGGACTCCTTTGCATCTTGCAACATATTTGGGATATATTCCGATAATAAAAACTCTTATTCAAgtaaatgcagatatatataattttaatacttGTGGCAATATGGGTGCTCATAATGCAGGAATTGATGGGGAATGTGATGTCATCACAGTTCTGTTAGAGTCAGGGtttgatgtaaactgcaaaaataaaataggaaatacaATGCTTGATATAGCAGCTTCAAAAGGAcacagagaattagtgcaactcttgatcagtaaaggggcaaatgtcaatgacaaaGGCAACATGGGTCGCACACCATTACATGCAGCCGTTGCATCTAACAATGTTAGTTTAgttcaggaactcattgagagtggggctacagTAGATGCTCATGACAATCAAAAATGCACTCCTTTGCACCATGCAACTTATTTGGGATATATTCCAATAATGAGAACTCTTATTCAAGCAAATGCAGATATATATGACATTAATACTTACGGCAATATGGGTGCTCATGATGCAGCAGTGGGTGGGAAATGTGATGTCATCACAGTTATGTTAGAGTCAGGGTTTGATGTAAACTGCAAATCTAAAGAAGGATGTACAATGCTTCATTTAGCGGCTTGCAAAGGTCACAGTGAATTAGTGCaactcttgatcagtaaaggggcaaatgtcaatgacaaaGGCACCATGGATCGCACACCATTACATGCAGCTGTTGAATCTAACAATGCTAGTGTAgttcaggaactcattgagagtggggctacagTAGATGTTCATGACAATCAACAATGGACTCCTTTGCATCTTGCAACATCTTTGGGATATATTCCgataatgaaaactcttattcaagcaGATGCAGATATATATGACATTGATACTTATGGCAATATGGGTGCTCATGATGCAGCATTTCGTGGGAAATGTGATGCCATTAATGTTATGTTAGAGTCGGGGTTTGATgtgaactgcaaaaataaaaaaggaaatacaatgcttcatttagcggcttggaaaggtcacagagaattagtgcaactcttgatcagtaaaggggcaaatgtcaatgacaaaAGCGACATGGGTCACACACCATTACATGCAGCTGTTGAATCTAACAATGTTAGTGTAgttcaggaactcattgagagtggggctacagTAGATGTTCATGACAATCAACAATGCACTCCTTTGCATCTTGCAACAATTAAGGGATATATTCCgataatgaaaactcttattcaagcaaatgcagatatatatgacactgatacttatggCAATATGGGTGCTCATGATGCAGCATTGGATGGGAAATGCGATGTCATAACAGTTATGTTAGAGTCGGGGtttgatgtaaactgcaaaactaaagaaggaaatacaatgcttcatttagcGGCATTAGaaggtcacagagaattagtgcaacttttgatcagtaaaggggcaaatgtTAATGACAAAGGCAACATGGGTCGCACACCATTACATCACGCTGTTGAATCTAACGATATTAGTGTAgttcaggaactcattgagagtggggctacagTAGATTTTCATGACAATCAACAATGCGCTCCTTTGCACCATGCAACATATTTGGGATATATTCCGATGatgaaaactcttattcaagcaaatgcagatatatataacattgctACTTATGGCAATATGTGTGCTCATGATGCAGCATTGGGTGGGAAATGTGATGTCATCACAGTTCTGATAGAGTCGGGGtttgatgtaaactgcaaaaataaaaaaggaaatacaatgcttcatttagcagctttaaaaggtcacagagaattagtgcaacttttgatcagtaaaggggcaaatgtTAATGACAAAAGCAACATGGGTCACACACCATTACATCACGCTGTTGAATCTAACGATGTTAGTGTAGTAgaggaactcattgagagtggAGCTACAGTAGATGTTCATGACAATGAACAATGCACTCCTTTGCATTTTGCAACAATTAGGGGATATATTCCAataatgaaaactcttattcaagcaaATGCAGACATATATGACATTAATACTTATGGCAATATGGGTGCTCATGATGCAGCAGTGGGTGGGAAATGTGATGTCATTAATGTTATGTTAGAGTCGGGGtttgatgtaaactgcaaaaataaaaaaggaaatacaatgcttcatttagcGGCTTGCAAAGGTCACAGTGAATTAGTGCaactcttgatcagtaaaggggcaaatgtcaatgacaaaGACAACGAAGGTCGCACAGCATTAAATGTAGCTGTTACACCTAACAATGTTAGTTTAGTTCAGGAACTCACTGAGAGTGGGGCTACAGAAGATGTTTGA